A window of Streptomyces sp. NBC_01241 genomic DNA:
CATCGGCGGCGACCAGTGCACCCGGCGCTGTGACTTCTGCCAGATCGACACGGGCAAGCCGCAGGCGCTGGACCGGGACGAGCCCCGCAGGGTCGGTGAGTCCGTCGTCACGATGGACCTGAACTACGCCACGATCACGGGCGTCGCGCGCGACGATCTGGAGGACGGCGGTGCCTGGCTGTACGCGGAGACCGTCCGCCAGATCCACGCGCTGACCGCCCAGCGGGAGGCCGGCCGTACCAAGGTCGAGCTGCTGATCCCCGACTTCAACGCGGTGCCCGAGCAGCTCGCCGAGGTCTTCTCCTCGCGCCCCGAGGTGCTCGCGCACAACGTCGAGACGGTGCCGCGGATCTTCAAGCGGATCCGCCCCGGTTTCCGTTACGAGCGTTCCCTGGAGGTCATCACGCGGGCCCGCGAGGCCGGTCTGGTGACCAAGTCCAACCTGATCCTGGGCATGGGCGAGACCCGCGAGGAAGTCAGCGAGGCGCTCCAGGACCTGTACGACGCGGGATGCGAGCTCATCACGATCACGCAGTACCTGCGGCCGTCCGTGCGCCACCACCCGGTCGAGCGCTGGGTGAAGCCGCACGAGTTCGTGGAGCTGAAGGAGGAGGCCGACGAGATCGGCTACTCCGGCGTGATGTCCGGGCCGCTGGTCCGGTCCTCGTACCGCGCGGGCCGCCTCTTCCAGCAGGCGATCGAGCGGCGCGGCGCCGTCGCGGCGACGCCCGCCGTGTGAATCCCCGCACAACAAGCTACCGGTCGGTAATGACTGATTCGACGCGGCTCATACGCTCCCCGCAGGTCGGGGGCGCGTATGGGCCGCGTCGGCGTGCGCTCGGCCCATATCAAGGTTTCATTGGTGTTTGACCGACCGGTCATGCGCTGGTAACACCGAGCAGTGACGCTGGGTGCTCACGGCGCAGTGGCTCTCCGGGCCGCTGCCACCGCCGCTTCCCGCACCCAGCCCACGCCACCCACTTCGCGCAACGCAGTCCCGGGCAGCCGGCCCGGGCAACTGAGTCCACGTCACTCAGTCCGCACATCCGCTCCGAGGAGATTTCCACGATGCAGGCCGTGCCGGTACGCGCCACCGCCATCCCTTCCGTCACCCATGCCCTCCGTGCCGTCGAGTCGCTGCTGCTGAGCAGCGGCCAGCGCACGGCCCGCCGCAATGCCTGGACGGCCGTCCTGGAGGACCGGCGCCGGGCCAAGGACCGGGTCGAGGCCGAGCACGTACTGGAGGCCGCGGCCGACCGCCGTTCCTAGGCCACGTAAACTTCGGTACATGGCGAGGAAGGCAAACACTGAAGGCGCGGACAGCGCCGAGAACGCGGGGCGGCTCAAGCAGATCGCCCTGACCTACAAGATGACCAGGCGGACCGACTCCAAGATCGGTCTTGTCGTCGCGGGTGTGGGAATCGTCACCTTCGGTGTCCTTCTCGCGGTCGGTTTCCTGATCGGCCACCCGATCTATCTGGGCATCCTGGGCTTCGTGCTGGGCCTCCTCGCGATGGCGATCGTCTTCGGACGGCGTGCCGAGCGTGCGGCCTTCGGGCAGATGGAGGGACAGCCGGGCGCTGCGGCGGCGGTACTGGACCGGGTGGGCCGGGGCTGGACCACGACACCCGCGGTGGCGATGAACCGCAGCCAGGACGTCGTCCACCGTGCCGTGGGCAAGGCGGGCGTCGTGCTGGTCGGCGAGGGCAACCCGAACCGGGTGAAGGTGCTGCTCGCGGCCGAGAAGAAGAAGATGGCGCGCATCCTGGTCGACGTACCGGTGCACGACATCATCGTCGGCAACGACGAGGGCCAGGTGCCGCTCAAGAAGGTGCGCACGAAGATGCTGAAGCTGCCGCGCATCCTTACCGGCCCGCAGGTGACGGCCGCCAACGACCGGCTGCGCGCGATGGGCGACCTGATGAGCAACATGCCCCTGCCCAAGGGTCCGATGCCGAAGGGCATGCGGATGCCACGCGGCGGAAAGATGCGCTGACGCTTCCGCCGGACGCGTGAAGAGGGCGGGTCGCGAACCGAACCGGTTCGCGACCCGCCCTCTTCGTCGTTCTCTTCGACGTTCTTCCTCGTTGTTCGGGCTTCCTCGTTCCGGCCTCGCTCAGATGCGGACCTGGACCGCGCGGGCCAGCCGGTCGTGCAGGCCGCGGCCGTCGCGGTCCCAGACCAGGGCCGGGATCGCCAGGCACAGCAGCACGCTGCGGACGACCGCCCGCCCGAACGTGAGCCGGCCGCCGCTCTCGGCGACGACCCGGAGGCCCAGGACGCGCTTGCCGGGCGTGCAGCCGATGGTCCCCACGGTGAGCACGCCCAGTACGAGAAAGACGCCGAGCGCCCAGTTTCCCGCCGCCTGCTGGTCACCGCGAGCGAACAGCCCGTATGCGATCAGCAGGCACAGGGCCCAGTCGATGAAGAGCGCGCCGAGGCGCCGGCCGAACGGCGCCACGGATCCCGGCCCGTGCTCGGGCAGACCGAGCCGCTTGCCCCGATGGCCGAACTCGACGCCCATGTCCTCGGCGGTCGCGCGCGG
This region includes:
- a CDS encoding DUF4191 domain-containing protein; this encodes MARKANTEGADSAENAGRLKQIALTYKMTRRTDSKIGLVVAGVGIVTFGVLLAVGFLIGHPIYLGILGFVLGLLAMAIVFGRRAERAAFGQMEGQPGAAAAVLDRVGRGWTTTPAVAMNRSQDVVHRAVGKAGVVLVGEGNPNRVKVLLAAEKKKMARILVDVPVHDIIVGNDEGQVPLKKVRTKMLKLPRILTGPQVTAANDRLRAMGDLMSNMPLPKGPMPKGMRMPRGGKMR
- a CDS encoding RDD family protein — protein: MDTRQAIGSWLSGPRATAEDMGVEFGHRGKRLGLPEHGPGSVAPFGRRLGALFIDWALCLLIAYGLFARGDQQAAGNWALGVFLVLGVLTVGTIGCTPGKRVLGLRVVAESGGRLTFGRAVVRSVLLCLAIPALVWDRDGRGLHDRLARAVQVRI
- a CDS encoding SCO2195 family GlnR-regulated protein: MQAVPVRATAIPSVTHALRAVESLLLSSGQRTARRNAWTAVLEDRRRAKDRVEAEHVLEAAADRRS
- the lipA gene encoding lipoyl synthase codes for the protein MSAVAPDGRKMLRLEVRNSQTPIERKPEWIKTRAKMGPEYNQLQKLVKSEGLHTVCQEAGCPNIFECWEDREATFLIGGDQCTRRCDFCQIDTGKPQALDRDEPRRVGESVVTMDLNYATITGVARDDLEDGGAWLYAETVRQIHALTAQREAGRTKVELLIPDFNAVPEQLAEVFSSRPEVLAHNVETVPRIFKRIRPGFRYERSLEVITRAREAGLVTKSNLILGMGETREEVSEALQDLYDAGCELITITQYLRPSVRHHPVERWVKPHEFVELKEEADEIGYSGVMSGPLVRSSYRAGRLFQQAIERRGAVAATPAV